A region of Stegostoma tigrinum isolate sSteTig4 chromosome 5, sSteTig4.hap1, whole genome shotgun sequence DNA encodes the following proteins:
- the herpud2 gene encoding homocysteine-responsive endoplasmic reticulum-resident ubiquitin-like domain member 2 protein: protein MEPSSADSPVTLVIKAPNQKYDDQTVSCFLNWTVEKLKSHLSRVYPSRPSTKDQRLVYSGKLLPDHLQLKDIFRKQDEYHMVHLVCSSRTPPGSPKSSYRNNGTLATNNGTMSSENSSTTTPSSSPSQETIIGPTGSNSADVRHRNFSQVPLNHAQSHGFQHVMQGHGVSQVPMQPGIPGNFPIYSMYSPQHVLWWQQMYARQYYMQYQAAIRLSGSTNMQSSSPASSEPVNPEPNRPDEAPAVPIAAVPENRPINQNIQMNAQGGPVLNEEDLNRDWLDWMYTVSRAGILLSIVYFYSSFSRFVMVMGAILLVYLHQAGWFPFRQDAQNRRPANHPIEFNQEGQEDNALEVHEMERLMDEGLDDDSGESGESGESGDDTTESTTGTEPPGFMASAWSFITTFFTSLIPEGPPQVGN, encoded by the exons ATGGAGCCGAGCTCCGCCGACAGCCCGGTCACTCTGGTCATCAAAGCTCCCAACCAGAAATATGATGATCAGACCGTCAGCTGTTTCCTCAACTGGACGGTGGAGAAGCTGAAGAGCCACTTGTCCCGGGTCTACCCGAGTCGGCCG TCCACCAAGGATCAGAGACTTGTGTATTCTGGCAAACTTCTCCCTGACCACTTGCAGCTCAAGGATATTTTCAGAAAG CAAGACGAGTATCATATGGTTCACCTAGTCTGCTCTTCAAGGACTCCTCCAGGATCACCCAAATCCAGTTATAGGAACAATGGAACTCTGGCAACCAACAACGGAACCATG AGTTCTGAAAATTCAAGTACCACAACACCATCGTCATCTCCAAGCCAAGAAACCATTATTGGACCCACAGGTTCTAATTCAGCTGATGTCAGACACCGCAACTTTTCTCAGGTTCCTTTAAACCATGCACAGAGTCATGGATTCCAGCACGTTATGCAAGG ACATGGAGTTAGCCAGGTTCCTATGCAGCCAGGAATCCCAGGCAACTTCCCAATATATTCCATGTACAGTCCACAACATGTCCTCTGGTGGCAGCAGATGTATGCACGACAGTACTACATGCAATA TCAAGCTGCCATCAGGCTCTCAGGATCAACCAATATGCAGTCCTCCAGTCCAGCATCTTCTGAGCCCGTGAACCCTGAGCCTAATCGCCCAGATGAGGCCCCAGCTGTCCCCATTGCAGCTGTTCCAGAGAACAGACCCATCAACCAGAATATTCAGATGAATGCACAAGGAGGCCCGGTCCTAAATGAAGAGGACTTAAACCGTGATTGGTTGGACTGGATGTACACTGTCTCTCGAGCAGGCATCCTGCTAAGCATTGTCTATTTCTACTCCTCTTTCAGCCGCTTTGTGATGGTGATGGGAGCTATTTTACTGGTTTACTT GCATCAAGCTGGGTGGTTCCCATTCAGACAAGATGCGCAGAATCGACGGCCAGCAAATCATCCCATAGAGTTCAATCAGGAAGGGCAAGAAGATAATGCCCTTGAAGTTCATGAAATG GAGAGGTTAATGGATGAAGGTCTGGACGATGACAGTGGAGAAAGTGGTGAAAGTGGTGAAAGTGGTGATGATACCACTGAAAGCACAACAGGGACAGAGCCACCAGGCTTCATGGCTTCTGCATGGTCATTCATCACCACTTTCTTTACCTCACTCATCCCGGAAGGCCCTCCTCAAGTTGGCAACTAG